A DNA window from Bradyrhizobium barranii subsp. barranii contains the following coding sequences:
- a CDS encoding ABC transporter ATP-binding protein, whose product MRVVPSRSSEWVNPVTPQRPASAIIEIDRVSQVFQTSARKDHLALSDISLTIEEGAFVAILGPSGCGKSTLLYIVGGFVSPTSGVARMKGQTITGPGPDRGPVFQEFALFPWKTVLGNVMYGPRQQGMPATEAGAQSRALIEMVGLKGYENFYPKELSGGMKQRVALARTLAYHPEVLLMDEPFGALDAHTRTRLQNDLLNIWERDRKTVLFVTHSVDEAVFLSDKVVMMSKSPGRIRQVIDIDLPRPRRRNELLLDPRYQKYVVDIERMFDEVDETGSPS is encoded by the coding sequence ATGAGGGTAGTGCCTTCGAGATCGAGCGAATGGGTGAATCCGGTGACGCCACAAAGGCCGGCTTCTGCGATCATCGAGATCGACCGCGTCTCCCAGGTTTTCCAGACCTCGGCGCGCAAGGATCATTTGGCGCTATCGGACATCTCGCTGACGATCGAGGAAGGAGCCTTCGTCGCCATCCTTGGTCCGTCCGGCTGCGGCAAGTCGACACTTCTTTATATCGTCGGCGGCTTCGTCAGCCCGACCAGCGGTGTGGCGAGGATGAAGGGACAGACGATCACGGGGCCGGGTCCGGATCGCGGACCGGTGTTTCAGGAGTTCGCTCTGTTTCCCTGGAAGACGGTGCTGGGCAATGTGATGTATGGCCCGCGCCAGCAAGGTATGCCTGCCACCGAGGCCGGAGCACAGAGCCGGGCCTTGATCGAGATGGTCGGCCTCAAAGGCTATGAGAACTTTTATCCCAAGGAGCTCTCGGGTGGCATGAAGCAGCGCGTCGCGCTGGCCCGGACTTTGGCTTACCACCCTGAAGTTCTGCTAATGGACGAGCCGTTCGGCGCGCTCGACGCGCACACCCGTACACGTCTCCAGAATGATCTCCTGAACATCTGGGAGCGCGACCGCAAGACGGTGCTGTTCGTGACCCATTCGGTCGACGAGGCCGTGTTCCTGTCGGACAAGGTCGTGATGATGTCGAAATCTCCCGGCCGCATTCGGCAGGTGATCGACATCGATCTGCCTCGGCCGCGTCGCCGCAACGAGCTGTTGCTCGATCCGCGCTATCAGAAATACGTCGTCGACATCGAGCGCATGTTCGACGAGGTCGACGAGACCGGATCGCCGTCATGA